A genome region from Pseudomonas helmanticensis includes the following:
- a CDS encoding DUF805 domain-containing protein, whose translation MSDTRYKIVFDGALQPGVDITTAKLNLADLFKSEVAAIERLFNGSVVAIKRDLSHSDAQTYLQALNKTGINARIESETPIELNLSDVHEHTAAVMEPSSPYAPPRANVGESLPAFATLKPFSVEGRIGRLRYLAWSMVLTLVTLPIIGIFALIALGLVGADSTSGLIIGGIFAVFLFLALLIASIMFSVQRLHDIGWSGWLWLLTLVPFVGSFFPFVVMIVPGNSVANRYGPPPPPNSTAVKVLCSLWIVFIALFFVGGILGGISAIQQEYESNLESSYESGSVTTDEIDVEVEPAANSADDAAEAAQAPVDSAKE comes from the coding sequence ATGAGTGACACCCGTTACAAGATCGTTTTCGACGGTGCTCTACAGCCCGGTGTCGACATCACCACTGCCAAACTCAATCTGGCCGACCTGTTCAAAAGCGAAGTAGCCGCCATCGAACGGCTCTTCAATGGCAGTGTCGTCGCAATCAAGCGTGATCTCTCCCACAGCGATGCGCAGACCTATCTGCAAGCGCTGAACAAAACCGGCATCAATGCCCGCATCGAAAGCGAAACCCCCATCGAACTGAATCTGTCGGATGTGCACGAACACACCGCGGCCGTGATGGAACCGAGTTCGCCGTACGCGCCACCTCGCGCGAACGTCGGCGAAAGCCTGCCAGCGTTTGCCACGCTCAAACCGTTTAGTGTGGAAGGCCGGATCGGTCGTCTGCGCTACCTGGCCTGGTCGATGGTGCTGACGCTGGTGACGCTGCCGATTATCGGCATCTTTGCATTGATCGCGCTGGGACTCGTCGGTGCCGACTCCACCAGCGGCCTGATCATCGGCGGCATCTTCGCGGTCTTTCTGTTCTTGGCACTGCTCATCGCCAGCATCATGTTCAGTGTCCAACGCCTGCACGATATTGGCTGGTCCGGCTGGCTCTGGTTGCTGACCCTGGTACCTTTCGTGGGCAGCTTCTTCCCGTTTGTGGTCATGATCGTTCCGGGCAATAGCGTCGCCAACCGCTATGGCCCGCCACCGCCACCGAACAGCACGGCGGTCAAAGTCCTGTGTTCGCTGTGGATCGTGTTTATCGCGCTGTTTTTTGTCGGCGGCATTCTTGGCGGAATCTCGGCCATCCAGCAGGAATACGAAAGCAACCTGGAAAGCAGCTACGAAAGCGGCTCGGTGACCACTGACGAGATCGACGTGGAAGTCGAACCCGCAGCGAATTCCGCCGACGATGCAGCCGAAGCGGCGCAGGCCCCTGTAGACTCTGCGAAAGAATGA